Proteins co-encoded in one Flavobacterium fluviale genomic window:
- a CDS encoding helix-turn-helix domain-containing protein, with product MKLTETLEDFYTIKIKGMPENLKKEIGHFNVFKLDDYVGSTCNPLPYTRKDFYKISLIIGRNKVHYADKTAVIEDQALFFANPQIPYSWEHIDENQTGFFCIFTDAFFSQFGNLKEYPLFQPGGNPVVPISTELAESLKAIYLRMFDEINSDYAFKYDILRNLVFEIIHLALKTQTVTTSLYSKSNATIRISSLFLELLERQFPIESITQQINFRSPSEFANQLNVHINHLNKSLKETTGKTTSQIISERIVQEAMILLKQTNWNINEIAWCLGFDESSHFINFFKKNVQVSPKNYRLVEIV from the coding sequence ATGAAACTGACAGAAACACTAGAAGATTTTTATACAATTAAAATAAAAGGAATGCCCGAGAATCTTAAAAAAGAAATCGGACATTTTAATGTTTTTAAGTTGGATGATTATGTTGGAAGTACTTGTAATCCTTTGCCTTATACCCGAAAAGACTTTTATAAAATAAGTTTGATTATTGGGAGAAACAAAGTTCATTATGCAGATAAAACAGCAGTCATTGAAGATCAGGCTTTGTTTTTTGCAAATCCGCAGATTCCATACAGCTGGGAACATATAGATGAAAATCAAACTGGATTTTTCTGCATTTTTACAGATGCTTTTTTTAGTCAATTTGGCAATTTAAAAGAATATCCATTATTTCAGCCCGGCGGAAATCCCGTGGTTCCAATTTCAACAGAATTAGCAGAATCTCTTAAAGCCATTTATTTAAGAATGTTCGATGAAATTAATTCTGATTATGCTTTTAAATATGATATTCTTCGAAATCTAGTTTTTGAGATTATTCATTTAGCACTCAAAACACAGACTGTAACTACTTCATTATACAGTAAATCGAATGCCACTATCCGAATTTCGTCTTTGTTTTTAGAATTATTAGAACGTCAGTTTCCAATTGAGTCTATTACGCAGCAAATTAATTTTCGTTCGCCCTCTGAATTTGCGAATCAGTTAAATGTACATATTAATCATTTGAATAAATCTTTAAAAGAAACAACTGGAAAAACAACTTCTCAAATTATTTCAGAAAGAATTGTTCAGGAAGCGATGATTTTACTGAAACAAACCAATTGGAATATTAATGAAATTGCATGGTGTCTGGGATTCGATGAATCATCTCATTTTATCAATTTCTTCAAGAAAAATGTTCAGGTTTCACCAAAAAACTATCGACTGGTAGAAATTGTTTGA
- a CDS encoding oxidoreductase, with protein MGNNKVWFITGASKGLGLELAKKLLAEGFKVAATSRSEEALIKVLGNSSENFLPLEMDLVDENSVKNAIEKTVSHFKTIDVLVNNAGYGLLGALEELTDAESRKNFEVNVFGLLNVVRNTMPILRANKSGHIFNISSVGGYVGNFPGWGIYCSTKFAVAGLTESLSEEVKEFGVHATIVYPGYFRTDFLKDSSLLLPENPIAAYKEVRQSENAHKDSINENQPGDPEKLASALIKVSQDENPALHLFLGEDAYNMANQKITSVQDELGKWKEVSVGTNF; from the coding sequence ATGGGAAATAACAAAGTTTGGTTTATCACAGGTGCTTCAAAAGGACTTGGATTAGAATTAGCTAAAAAATTATTAGCAGAAGGTTTTAAAGTTGCTGCAACTTCTAGAAGTGAAGAAGCTTTAATAAAAGTTTTAGGAAATTCATCAGAAAATTTTCTTCCTTTAGAAATGGATTTGGTAGATGAAAATAGCGTTAAAAATGCCATTGAAAAAACTGTAAGTCATTTTAAAACAATTGATGTTTTAGTGAATAATGCGGGTTATGGTTTATTAGGAGCTTTGGAAGAATTGACAGATGCTGAATCTAGAAAAAATTTCGAGGTAAATGTTTTCGGATTATTGAATGTAGTTAGAAATACAATGCCGATTCTTCGTGCTAACAAATCGGGACACATTTTTAATATTTCTTCTGTTGGAGGTTATGTTGGGAATTTTCCAGGCTGGGGAATTTACTGCTCTACAAAATTTGCCGTTGCAGGTTTAACAGAATCGCTGTCTGAAGAGGTAAAAGAATTCGGAGTTCATGCGACAATTGTTTATCCGGGTTATTTTAGAACAGATTTCTTAAAAGATAGTTCTCTGTTACTGCCAGAAAATCCGATTGCGGCTTATAAAGAAGTTAGACAATCTGAAAATGCACATAAAGACAGCATCAACGAAAATCAGCCGGGAGATCCAGAAAAATTGGCAAGTGCTTTAATTAAAGTGAGTCAAGATGAAAATCCAGCGCTGCATTTATTCTTAGGAGAAGATGCTTATAATATGGCAAATCAGAAAATCACAAGTGTTCAAGATGAATTGGGTAAATGGAAAGAGGTTTCAGTTGGGACTAATTTTTAA
- a CDS encoding SulP family inorganic anion transporter translates to MKKALQLFDFTQKVNYKNEILAGLTVAMTMIPESLSFAILAGFPPLVGLYAAFIAGLVTAVFGGRPGMISGGAGATVIVLIALMQSHGIEYVFAAVALGGVVQICIGLFKLGKFIRLVPQPVMFGFVNGLAVVIFMSQLEQFKTVVNGQVSWLQGTPLYIMLGLVALTVAIVLIFPKITKAVPASLVAIMIVFALVIVFNIETKTVEDIASVQGGFPPFHIPNIPISFETLKIIFPYSVIVAAVGLTEGLLTLNLVDEITGTRGNSNRECIAQGSSNILNGFFYGMGGCPMIAQTLVNLGAGSRARLSGIIAALTILIIILFGAPVIGKLPMAALVGVMMMVAIMTFEWASFRIINKMPRHDIFVGILVAVITIVLHNLALAVLIGVIISALVFAWESAKRIRARHYIDENGVKHYEIYGPLFFGSITAFIEKFDVKNDPKHVIIDFKESRVSDMSAIEALNNLTKKYNQLDKVIELEHLSPDCRQLLKNADAVIKVNVIEDPTYKVVS, encoded by the coding sequence ATGAAAAAAGCGCTCCAACTCTTCGATTTTACCCAAAAAGTCAATTACAAAAATGAAATTTTAGCTGGTTTAACCGTCGCAATGACTATGATTCCAGAATCTTTGTCGTTTGCTATTCTCGCAGGATTTCCACCTTTGGTCGGGTTATATGCTGCTTTTATTGCTGGTTTAGTAACGGCTGTTTTTGGCGGAAGACCTGGAATGATTTCTGGCGGAGCGGGAGCAACGGTAATCGTTTTGATCGCCTTAATGCAATCGCACGGAATAGAATATGTTTTTGCAGCCGTCGCACTTGGCGGAGTAGTCCAAATTTGTATCGGACTTTTTAAACTTGGAAAATTTATTCGACTAGTTCCCCAGCCCGTTATGTTTGGTTTCGTAAACGGATTGGCAGTTGTAATTTTCATGTCGCAGCTGGAGCAGTTTAAAACCGTTGTAAATGGTCAGGTTTCCTGGCTTCAAGGAACGCCATTGTATATAATGCTTGGTTTGGTCGCGCTTACAGTTGCTATTGTTTTAATTTTTCCGAAAATTACAAAAGCCGTTCCCGCATCTTTGGTGGCGATTATGATTGTGTTTGCGTTGGTAATTGTTTTCAATATCGAAACAAAAACCGTAGAAGATATTGCTTCTGTTCAAGGCGGATTTCCTCCGTTTCATATCCCAAATATTCCTATTTCTTTTGAGACTTTAAAAATAATATTTCCGTATTCTGTAATTGTAGCTGCCGTTGGTTTGACTGAAGGTTTGCTTACGCTGAATTTAGTCGACGAAATTACTGGAACACGCGGCAACAGTAATCGCGAATGTATCGCGCAGGGAAGTTCAAACATTTTAAACGGATTTTTCTACGGAATGGGCGGCTGCCCGATGATCGCACAGACTTTAGTAAATCTTGGGGCTGGTTCTAGAGCACGACTTTCGGGAATTATTGCAGCTTTAACGATTTTAATTATCATACTTTTTGGAGCGCCTGTAATTGGAAAATTGCCAATGGCAGCCTTAGTCGGCGTTATGATGATGGTTGCGATTATGACTTTTGAATGGGCAAGTTTCAGGATTATAAACAAAATGCCGAGACATGATATTTTTGTTGGAATTTTGGTAGCCGTAATTACGATTGTACTGCACAATTTAGCCTTGGCGGTTTTAATTGGTGTAATTATTTCGGCTCTAGTTTTTGCTTGGGAAAGTGCTAAAAGAATTCGTGCGAGACATTATATTGATGAAAATGGAGTAAAACATTATGAGATTTATGGTCCCTTATTTTTCGGTTCCATAACTGCTTTTATTGAAAAGTTTGATGTAAAAAACGACCCCAAACACGTTATAATTGATTTTAAAGAAAGCCGCGTTTCAGACATGTCGGCAATTGAAGCTTTAAACAATCTGACTAAAAAATACAATCAACTAGATAAAGTAATCGAATTGGAACATTTGAGTCCAGACTGCAGGCAATTACTCAAAAATGCGGATGCCGTTATTAAGGTGAATGTGATTGAAGATCCAACTTATAAAGTAGTGTCTTGA